The following coding sequences lie in one Paracidovorax avenae genomic window:
- a CDS encoding type 1 glutamine amidotransferase domain-containing protein: MASSSNPSTAGRRIALLVTDGFEQAELAGPRDALKSAGYDAQIVAPKPGQVQGFNHVDKADRFDVDQTLDQASPDAFDAVVLPGGVVNADALRTDEKARAFVQAIDRAGKPVAVICHGAWLLIDAGLVQGKTLTSWPSLATDLRNAGAQWVDRPVQVEGRWISSRKPDDIPQFNEQILKTLQQGAGTEREARS, from the coding sequence ATGGCATCTTCATCCAACCCATCCACCGCGGGCCGCCGCATCGCCCTGCTCGTCACCGACGGATTCGAACAGGCCGAACTGGCCGGGCCTCGCGACGCGCTGAAAAGCGCCGGGTACGACGCGCAGATCGTGGCCCCGAAGCCGGGCCAGGTCCAGGGCTTCAACCACGTGGACAAGGCCGACCGCTTCGACGTGGACCAGACGCTGGACCAGGCATCGCCCGATGCGTTCGACGCCGTCGTGCTGCCCGGCGGCGTCGTGAACGCCGACGCGCTGCGCACCGACGAGAAGGCCCGGGCCTTCGTGCAGGCGATCGACCGCGCCGGCAAGCCCGTGGCGGTGATCTGCCATGGCGCCTGGCTGCTGATCGACGCGGGCCTGGTCCAGGGCAAGACGCTGACCAGCTGGCCGAGCCTCGCCACCGACCTGCGCAATGCAGGCGCGCAATGGGTGGACCGGCCCGTCCAGGTCGAGGGCCGCTGGATCAGCAGCCGCAAGCCCGACGACATTCCGCAGTTCAACGAACAGATCCTGAAGACGCTCCAGCAGGGCGCCGGCACGGAACGCGAAGCCCGCAGCTGA
- a CDS encoding surface-adhesin E family protein — MLPPLCMALFAAALPASAGSAQPAPAQPSPAASAAGYPEVASHAGEWLTIHGFPEVPDGDLVQINPTAQHWQDQVAVDLRVSRSGMRINYRNVPYRSYQGMAVFDCVRRKGWYLSLQYYQEPLWRGPVTARLDFKEHEAPVAFAGMPGEPADKLVRAACRKR; from the coding sequence TTGCTCCCACCCCTGTGCATGGCCCTGTTCGCCGCCGCGCTGCCCGCCAGCGCAGGATCCGCGCAGCCCGCGCCGGCGCAGCCGTCGCCGGCGGCGAGCGCCGCGGGATACCCGGAGGTCGCCAGCCACGCCGGGGAGTGGCTCACCATCCACGGTTTTCCCGAAGTGCCCGACGGCGATCTGGTGCAGATCAACCCGACCGCCCAGCACTGGCAGGACCAGGTCGCCGTGGATCTGCGCGTGTCGCGCAGCGGCATGCGCATCAACTACCGCAACGTGCCCTACCGGTCGTACCAGGGCATGGCCGTGTTCGACTGCGTGCGGCGCAAGGGGTGGTACCTGTCCCTGCAGTACTACCAGGAACCGCTGTGGCGGGGCCCGGTCACCGCCCGGCTCGACTTCAAGGAACACGAGGCCCCCGTGGCTTTCGCGGGCATGCCGGGCGAGCCTGCCGACAAGCTCGTCCGCGCGGCCTGCCGCAAGCGGTAG
- the phaR gene encoding polyhydroxyalkanoate synthesis repressor PhaR, which produces MSESPSESPSPRGPQRVIKKYPNRRLYDTSTSTYITLAEVKQLVIDGEEVAVRDAKTGEDLTRSILLQIILEEEAGGAPMFTETVLANIIRFYGHAMQGFMGAYLEKNVQMFSDFQARMAEQSHGFTPEMWTQFMNPQSPLYQGMMGQYRDQSQAMFTQMQEQMQKQTEQMLSAFGLKR; this is translated from the coding sequence GTGTCCGAGTCCCCGTCCGAATCCCCATCGCCCCGCGGTCCGCAGCGGGTCATCAAGAAGTATCCGAACCGCCGGCTCTACGACACCTCCACCTCCACCTACATCACGCTGGCGGAGGTCAAGCAGCTCGTCATCGACGGCGAGGAAGTGGCCGTGCGGGACGCCAAGACCGGCGAGGACCTGACCCGCAGCATCCTGCTGCAGATCATCCTGGAAGAGGAGGCCGGCGGCGCACCCATGTTCACCGAGACCGTGCTGGCCAACATCATCCGCTTCTACGGCCACGCCATGCAGGGCTTCATGGGCGCCTACCTGGAGAAGAACGTGCAGATGTTCTCGGACTTCCAGGCGCGCATGGCGGAGCAGTCGCACGGCTTCACGCCGGAGATGTGGACCCAGTTCATGAACCCGCAGTCGCCGCTCTACCAGGGCATGATGGGCCAGTACCGCGACCAGTCGCAGGCCATGTTCACGCAGATGCAGGAGCAGATGCAGAAGCAGACGGAGCAGATGCTGAGCGCCTTCGGGCTGAAGCGCTGA
- a CDS encoding NAD(P)-dependent oxidoreductase, whose translation MNTPIGFIGLGVMGTPMALNLARSGLPLVVWSRSSTHYDTLRAAGAEVAEDLDALFARCETVVLMLAHEAAIDEVLGRRTALFERRVAGRRIVNMSTTSPGYSRSLADEIGAGGGQYVEAPVSGSRKPAEAGQLVVMLAGPPEAVESVRHLVRPMSRDSLVCGDVPGALTMKLAVNLFLITMVTGLAEATHFAERHGIDLARFAQALNSGPMASDVSRIKIGKLVEQDFSVQASITDVLKNSRLVAEAARSAGIVSPLLDACHALYGETEALGHGGLDMAAVIHAIAQRTAQATGQTPTPP comes from the coding sequence ATGAACACACCGATCGGATTCATCGGCCTGGGCGTGATGGGAACGCCCATGGCCCTCAACCTGGCGCGCAGCGGCCTGCCGCTCGTCGTCTGGAGCCGCTCCAGCACCCACTACGACACGCTGCGCGCCGCCGGCGCCGAGGTGGCAGAAGACCTGGACGCGCTGTTTGCCCGGTGCGAGACCGTCGTGCTGATGCTGGCCCACGAAGCGGCCATCGACGAAGTCCTCGGCCGGCGAACCGCCTTGTTCGAGCGGCGGGTGGCGGGCCGGCGGATCGTGAACATGAGCACGACCTCGCCCGGGTACTCGCGTTCGCTGGCCGACGAGATCGGCGCGGGCGGCGGGCAGTACGTGGAGGCGCCGGTTTCGGGGTCGCGCAAGCCCGCCGAGGCCGGCCAGCTCGTCGTCATGCTGGCGGGCCCGCCGGAGGCGGTCGAGTCGGTGCGCCACCTGGTCCGGCCGATGTCCCGCGACAGCCTGGTGTGCGGCGACGTACCCGGTGCGCTGACGATGAAGCTCGCGGTGAACCTGTTTCTCATCACCATGGTCACCGGCCTGGCGGAGGCCACGCACTTCGCCGAGCGCCACGGCATCGATCTGGCCCGGTTCGCACAGGCCTTGAATTCCGGTCCGATGGCCAGCGATGTCTCGCGGATCAAGATCGGCAAGCTGGTGGAGCAGGACTTCTCGGTGCAGGCCTCCATCACCGACGTGCTGAAGAACAGCCGCCTGGTGGCGGAGGCGGCGCGCAGCGCGGGAATCGTCTCGCCGCTGCTGGACGCATGCCATGCGCTCTATGGCGAAACCGAGGCACTGGGCCACGGCGGGCTGGACATGGCGGCGGTGATCCATGCGATCGCGCAGCGCACCGCCCAGGCCACCGGCCAGACGCCCACCCCTCCCTGA
- a CDS encoding RidA family protein, whose amino-acid sequence MSADHRFEEQAQALGFPLSAPIKIGGDYTPALRDGDLIYVSGQIPRVGDDIAVVGAAGSDVSLDRARFGAQISTLRALALARQLCGSLESIVGVPRVSVFIRSAPDFTQHSEVADAASQLLGTVLGPHATHTRTSVGVAQLPKGATVELDFIFRVDSRSGR is encoded by the coding sequence GTGTCCGCAGACCACCGATTCGAAGAACAGGCCCAGGCGCTGGGCTTTCCCCTGTCCGCGCCGATCAAGATCGGCGGCGACTACACCCCCGCGCTGCGCGACGGCGACCTCATCTACGTCAGCGGCCAGATTCCGCGCGTGGGCGACGACATCGCCGTCGTCGGTGCGGCCGGCTCGGACGTTTCGCTGGACCGGGCCCGTTTCGGCGCGCAGATCAGCACCTTGCGCGCGCTGGCGCTGGCCAGGCAACTTTGCGGGTCGCTGGAGTCCATCGTCGGCGTTCCCCGCGTGAGCGTGTTCATCCGCTCGGCCCCGGATTTCACGCAGCACAGCGAAGTGGCCGATGCGGCTTCGCAGCTCCTGGGAACCGTCCTGGGTCCGCATGCCACCCACACCCGCACGTCCGTGGGCGTCGCCCAGCTGCCCAAGGGGGCGACCGTGGAGCTGGATTTCATCTTCAGGGTCGATTCCCGGTCCGGCCGGTGA
- a CDS encoding D-alanine--D-alanine ligase family protein — protein MRKTRVLVLAGGQSGEHEVSIHSARSVLQALPRDRFDVTSIVISREGRWLPAADSLQALEHGSAASGGDLVLHQAQSAEGFDVVFPILHGPNGEDGTVQGMLKLAGIPCVGSSVLGSAVCMDKVMAKAVLASHGIPQVAYRLVTRAEFASGPEAVLGRLATLGFPVFVKPANLGSSVGISKARNEPETLEALRVAFELDRRVVVEAATPGKPREIEVGILGNDDPRASPVGELTFDSEFYDYATKYTAGKAAMHIPASVPPAIASRAQALAIQAFSALDCAGLARVDFFYLDSTGELFLNEVNTMPGFTRTSMYPELWRAAGVGYAELVSRLIELALEQR, from the coding sequence ATGAGAAAAACCCGTGTCCTCGTTCTCGCCGGCGGGCAATCCGGCGAACATGAAGTATCCATCCACAGCGCGCGCAGCGTGTTGCAGGCGCTGCCCCGGGACCGCTTCGACGTGACCAGCATCGTCATTTCCCGCGAGGGCCGGTGGCTGCCTGCCGCCGACTCGCTTCAGGCCCTGGAGCACGGCAGCGCGGCGTCCGGGGGCGATCTCGTCCTGCACCAGGCGCAGTCCGCCGAGGGGTTCGACGTCGTGTTCCCCATACTGCATGGCCCGAATGGTGAAGACGGCACGGTGCAGGGCATGCTGAAACTCGCGGGCATCCCCTGCGTGGGCTCCAGCGTTCTCGGAAGCGCCGTGTGCATGGACAAGGTCATGGCCAAGGCGGTGCTCGCCTCGCACGGGATCCCGCAGGTCGCCTACCGACTGGTCACGCGGGCCGAGTTTGCGAGCGGGCCCGAGGCCGTGCTGGGCCGGCTCGCAACGCTCGGATTCCCCGTCTTCGTGAAGCCTGCCAATCTCGGGTCGAGCGTGGGCATTTCCAAGGCACGCAACGAACCCGAGACGCTGGAAGCGCTGCGCGTCGCGTTCGAGCTGGACCGCCGCGTGGTCGTGGAAGCCGCGACGCCCGGCAAGCCCCGCGAGATCGAGGTCGGCATCCTCGGCAACGATGATCCCCGGGCGAGCCCGGTCGGGGAGCTCACGTTCGACAGCGAGTTCTACGACTACGCGACCAAATACACGGCGGGCAAGGCGGCGATGCATATCCCGGCCAGCGTACCGCCTGCCATCGCCAGCCGTGCGCAGGCCCTGGCCATCCAGGCGTTTTCCGCACTGGATTGCGCGGGACTGGCACGCGTTGATTTCTTCTACCTCGACAGCACCGGCGAGCTCTTCCTGAACGAGGTGAACACCATGCCGGGTTTCACCAGGACATCCATGTACCCGGAACTCTGGCGCGCAGCAGGCGTGGGCTACGCCGAACTGGTATCGCGCCTGATCGAGCTGGCATTGGAGCAACGCTAG